A genomic region of Oncorhynchus mykiss isolate Arlee chromosome 16, USDA_OmykA_1.1, whole genome shotgun sequence contains the following coding sequences:
- the LOC110492297 gene encoding transcription factor HES-5 yields the protein MIRQMTNPKQHLSLTKIRKPVVEKMRRDRINTSIEQLKSLLGPEFLRQQPDSKQEKADILEMTVYFLSRQQQAGSSSTAAANEGYSRCVQDAVSFLSQCEVKTQSYSSLLSHFQSLQTSSQHSQAPWSFSPPGSPVHQATTKGVMSPVSHPLWRPW from the exons ATGATTAGACAGATGACTAACCCTAAGCAGCACCTCTCACTTACTAAG ATAAGGAAGCCAGTGGTGGAGAAGATGCGTAGGGATCGCATCAACACCAGCATCGAGCAGCTCAAGTCCCTCCTGGGTCCCGAGTTCCTCCGCCAGCAGCCCGACTCCAAGCAAGAGAAGGCCGACATCTTGGAGATGACTGTCTATTTCCTGAGCCGCCAGCAGCAGGCAGGAAGTTCCTCCACTGCAGCAGCCAATGAGGGCTACTCTCGCTGTGTGCAGGACGCTGTCAGCTTCCTGTCTCAGTGTGAGGTGAAGACACAGTCCTACAGCTCGCTGCTGAGCCACTTCCAGAGCCTGcagacatccagccaacacaGTCAGGCTCCCTGGTCCTTCTCCCCGCCGGGCTCCCCAGTCCACCAGGCCACCACCAAGGGTGTGATGAGCCCCGTCTCCCATCCACTCTGGAGGCCCTGGTAG
- the LOC110492298 gene encoding transcription factor HES-5: MAPCLTSSFHHLKFAEKDIKIRKPIVEKMRRDRINGCIEQLKLILEKEFHKEDPNTKLEKADILEMTVRFLRQQQQPAPSQRDYSEGYSQCWRESLQFLSGSPKRDTTTTSAGPLQGLQQQLSSQAQISCSSPMGRSTSPVSSIFRATAKLQDKGVKGPVWRPW, from the exons ATGGCTCCCTGCTTAACTTCCTCTTTCCACCATCTGAAGTTCGCAGAAAAAGACATTAAG ATAAGGAAACCCATCGTGGAGAAGATGCGTCGAGATCGCATTAACGGCTGCATAGAGCAGCTCAAGCTCATCCTGGAGAAGGAGTTCCACAAAGAGGACCCCAATACCAAGCTGGAGAAAGCCGACATCCTGGAGATGACCGTGAGATTcctgaggcagcagcagcagccggcTCCATCTCAGAGGGACTACAGCGAGGGTTACTCACAGTGCTGGAGGGAGTCTCTGCAGTTCCTCTCTGGAAGCCccaagagagacaccaccacaacctccgCTGGACCTCTTCAGGGGCTCCAACAGCAGCTCTCCTCCCAGGCCCAGATATCCTGCAGCAGCCCGATGGGCCGCTCCACTTCCCCAGTCTCCTCCATCTTCCGTGCCACCGCCAAGCTCCAGGACAAAGGAGTTAAAGGTCCAGTTTGGAGGCCCTGGTAG